Proteins encoded in a region of the Megalops cyprinoides isolate fMegCyp1 chromosome 3, fMegCyp1.pri, whole genome shotgun sequence genome:
- the LOC118775209 gene encoding D(1) dopamine receptor-like — MDLNSSMVLDSDLSEKDSSARVLTGCFLSLLILTTLLGNTLVCAAVTKFRHLRSKVTNFFVISLAISDLLVAILVMPWKAATEIVGFWPFGSFCNIWVAFDIMCSTASILNLCVISVDRYWAISSPFRYERKMTPKVAFVMISVAWTLSVLISFIPVQLNWHKAQATGYSELNGTYGEPLPDNCDSSLNRTYAISSSLISFYIPVAIMIVTYTRIYRIAQKQIRRISALERAAESAKNRHSSMGNSSGMDSESSFKMSFKRETKVLKTLSVIMGVFVCCWLPFFILNCMVPFCTQTLPSGGTAFPCISSTTFDVFVWFGWANSSLNPIIYAFNADFRKAFSILLGCHRLCSGGNAIEIVSINNNGAPPQPFHYEPKGHIPKESNVTYMIPHSIPCLEEELQKGEEDSVGLKTLEKLSPATSGDLDSEADISLEKINPTTQNGQHKI, encoded by the coding sequence ATGGATTTGAACTCGTCCATGGTCCTCGACAGTGATTTATCGGAGAAGGACTCGTCCGCCCGTGTTCTGACgggctgcttcctctctctgctcatccTGACCACCCTCCTGGGCAACACGCtcgtctgtgctgctgtcaccaaGTTCCGCCACCTGCGCTCCAAGGTCACCAACTTCTTCGTCATCTCGCTGGCCATCTCGGACCTGCTGGTGGCCATCCTGGTGATGCCGTGGAAGGCGGCGACGGAGATCGTCGGCTTCTGGCCCTTCGGCTCCTTCTGCAACATCTGGGTGGCGTTCGACATCATGTGCTCCACTGCCTCCATCCTCAACCTCTGCGTGATCAGCGTGGACCGCTACTGGGCCATATCCAGCCCGTTCCGCTACGAGAGGAAGATGACGCCCAAGGTGGCGTTCGTGATGATCAGTGTGGCCTGGACCCTGTCGGTGCTCATCTCCTTCATCCCTGTGCAGCTCAACTGGCACAAGGCGCAGGCCACCGGCTACTCCGAGCTCAACGGCACCTACGGAGAGCCCCTGCCAGACAACTGCGACTCCAGCCTCAACAGGACTTACgccatctcctcctccctcatcaGCTTCTACATCCCCGTGGCCATCATGATCGTCACGTACACGCGGATTTACAGAATCGCCCAGAAGCAGATCAGGAGGATCTCCGCGTTGGAGAGGGCGGCGGAGAGCGCCAAGAACCGCCACAGCAGCATGGGGAACAGCTCCGGCATGGACTCGGAGAGCTCCTTCAAGATGTCCTTCAAACGGGAAACCAAAGTCTTAAAGACGCTGTCCGTCATCATGGGGGTCTTCGTGTGCTGCTGGCTGCCCTTCTTCATCCTCAACTGCATGGTGCCCTTCTGCACGCAGACCCTGCCCAGCGGGGGCACGGCTTTCCCCTGCATCAGCTCCACCACCTTCGACGTCTTCGTCTGGTTCGGCTGGGCCAACTCCTCGCTCAACCCCATCATATACGCCTTCAACGCGGACTTCCGCAAAGCCTTCTCCATCCTCCTGGGCTGCCACAGGCTATGCTCGGGCGGCAACGCCATCGAGATCGTCAGCATCAACAACAACGGGGCCCCACCACAGCCATTCCACTACGAGCCCAAGGGGCACATTCCCAAAGAGAGCAACGTCACCTACATGATCCCCCACTCCATCCCCTGCCTGGAAGAGGAGCTacagaaaggggaggaggaCAGCGTTGGGCTGAAGACCCTGGAGAAACTGTCCCCCGCCACATCCGGAGACCTGGACAGCGAGGCTGACATCTCCCTTGAGAAGATCAACCCCACCACTCAGAACGGCCAACACAAGATATGA